The Arthrobacter sp. NicSoilC5 genome has a window encoding:
- a CDS encoding YihY/virulence factor BrkB family protein — MATHDDSETSTAKAGQAPDPNDSRKPASPRDLDKPSWKYITKKTLREFTKDQCPDLAAALTYYAVLSLFPALLALVSLLGLFGDPQKTTNALLEIVRGFAPAETVNTISGPVAELTSAPAAGFTLVIGLVTALWSASGYVGAFGRAMNRVYEVDEGRAFVKLRGTMLGVTLLAVVIVALLAGMLVLSGPVSEAVGGLIGLSGPFLMVWNIAKWPVMIALIIAIIAVLYYATPNVKQPKFRWMSMGSGIALFVFLIASLGFGFYVGNFGNYNKTYGALGSVIIMLLWLWILNMSLLFGAEFDAEVERGRELQAGIKAEETIQLPPRDTKKSEKLQKQIEEDIKHGRELREQYASENGQDDSGENPDGQGAGNEQNEVRPGERHRDRVREKVQHRAGNGEADGGGRPGGSA, encoded by the coding sequence ATGGCCACTCACGACGATTCCGAGACCAGCACCGCCAAGGCGGGCCAGGCTCCGGATCCAAACGATTCAAGGAAACCTGCCAGCCCGAGGGACCTGGATAAGCCTTCCTGGAAGTACATCACCAAGAAGACGCTCCGGGAGTTCACCAAGGACCAATGCCCTGACCTGGCGGCGGCCCTGACCTATTACGCCGTCCTCTCGCTGTTCCCAGCGTTGCTGGCACTGGTTTCGCTCCTTGGCCTTTTTGGGGATCCGCAGAAGACCACCAACGCCTTGCTGGAAATCGTGCGCGGCTTCGCCCCGGCGGAGACCGTCAACACCATCAGCGGACCGGTAGCTGAACTGACCAGCGCCCCGGCGGCCGGGTTCACCCTGGTGATCGGGCTTGTAACCGCCCTGTGGTCGGCGTCCGGATACGTCGGAGCCTTCGGCCGGGCCATGAACCGGGTTTATGAGGTGGACGAGGGGCGCGCGTTCGTGAAGCTCCGCGGCACCATGCTTGGCGTTACGCTCCTGGCCGTGGTTATCGTGGCTCTGCTGGCCGGCATGCTGGTCCTCAGCGGCCCGGTTTCCGAGGCAGTGGGCGGGCTTATCGGCCTCAGCGGGCCCTTCCTCATGGTCTGGAACATTGCCAAGTGGCCGGTCATGATCGCGTTGATCATCGCCATCATTGCCGTGCTGTACTACGCCACCCCCAACGTCAAGCAGCCCAAATTCCGCTGGATGAGCATGGGTTCCGGGATTGCCCTGTTTGTCTTCCTGATCGCCTCGCTGGGCTTTGGCTTCTACGTCGGCAACTTCGGCAACTACAACAAGACCTATGGTGCACTGGGCAGCGTGATCATCATGCTGCTGTGGCTGTGGATCCTGAACATGTCCCTTCTTTTCGGCGCTGAGTTCGACGCTGAGGTGGAGCGCGGCCGTGAACTCCAGGCCGGTATCAAGGCAGAGGAAACCATCCAGCTGCCGCCGCGGGACACCAAGAAAAGCGAGAAGCTGCAGAAGCAGATCGAAGAGGACATCAAGCACGGCCGTGAACTTCGGGAGCAGTATGCCTCGGAGAACGGGCAGGATGATTCCGGCGAAAACCCCGACGGGCAAGGTGCCGGGAATGAACAGAACGAAGTGAGGCCAGGCGAGCGGCACCGCGACAGGGTCCGCGAGAAGGTGCAGCACCGGGCCGGCAACGGGGAGGCCGACGGCGGCGGCCGGCCAGGCGGCAGCGCTTAG
- a CDS encoding DUF3618 domain-containing protein: MSDNPDVIRADIEATRARLGTNVDAVADKVTPSNIVHRQTDKVRDAVTGVKEKIMGAADTAGTKVHDTTATGAGHTTNAMHTAGDNLHQATDTVSAKLSDAGQAVSHAPDQVKAKTAGNPLAAGLIAFGAGMLISSLIPASDKEREAADQLKTAAQPLATQVTDAAKTMAQDLKEPAQEAMENVKATATDAAQNVKTEGQYAATDVKDRATDAKDTIQNT, from the coding sequence ATGAGCGACAACCCTGACGTCATCCGCGCAGACATAGAAGCCACCCGGGCACGCCTGGGCACCAACGTGGACGCCGTGGCCGACAAAGTCACCCCGTCCAACATCGTCCACCGCCAAACCGACAAGGTCCGCGACGCCGTGACCGGGGTGAAGGAGAAAATCATGGGAGCAGCAGACACCGCCGGCACCAAAGTCCACGACACCACCGCCACCGGAGCCGGGCACACCACCAACGCCATGCACACCGCAGGAGACAACCTGCACCAGGCAACAGACACCGTCTCCGCGAAACTTTCCGACGCCGGCCAGGCCGTCTCCCACGCCCCGGACCAGGTCAAAGCCAAAACCGCCGGCAACCCCCTGGCCGCAGGGCTCATCGCCTTCGGCGCCGGCATGCTGATCTCCTCCCTGATCCCGGCCAGCGACAAAGAACGCGAAGCCGCGGACCAACTCAAAACCGCAGCCCAGCCCCTGGCAACCCAGGTCACCGACGCCGCCAAAACCATGGCCCAGGACCTCAAGGAACCCGCCCAGGAAGCCATGGAAAACGTCAAGGCCACCGCCACCGACGCCGCCCAAAACGTCAAAACCGAAGGCCAATACGCAGCCACCGACGTCAAAGACCGCGCAACCGACGCCAAAGACACCATCCAAAACACCTGA
- a CDS encoding phage holin family protein — protein sequence MSSQIPEPPPSAAHVKADNASLGDLLGDVTRDLSTLMRQEVELAKAELKQSTSRAGKGAGMLAGAGIGGHFVLLFLSLALMWALGAIMALGWAALIVAVIWAIIAAVLASTGRKELKQIKGLPQTGETLSEIPPTLKPGEVNR from the coding sequence ATGAGTAGCCAGATTCCGGAGCCGCCGCCCAGCGCGGCGCATGTGAAAGCGGACAACGCCTCACTCGGTGACCTGCTCGGGGACGTGACCCGTGACCTGTCCACCCTGATGCGCCAGGAAGTGGAACTGGCCAAGGCCGAACTCAAACAATCCACCTCCCGCGCAGGCAAAGGCGCCGGCATGCTCGCCGGCGCCGGGATCGGCGGACACTTTGTCCTGCTCTTCCTCTCCCTGGCCCTGATGTGGGCCCTGGGCGCCATCATGGCCCTGGGCTGGGCCGCGCTGATCGTCGCCGTCATCTGGGCCATCATCGCCGCCGTCCTGGCCTCCACCGGCCGCAAGGAACTCAAACAGATCAAGGGCCTGCCCCAAACCGGCGAAACCCTCTCAGAAATTCCCCCAACCCTAAAACCAGGTGAGGTAAACCGATGA
- the ccmD gene encoding heme exporter protein CcmD → MDTAPWVWVVVAVVVVVLIVLLLLAGGRRRKAMQEKRDQEHREKAAEIRREAENMEIDAREREAKAIRARADAEQAQVDAARLRQEAEKRSQEAQSLRGDVASRTRKADELDPDVGADGRRQERPVVHDARDERREGYDAGQGRPVVNAAREDRPVLNDARDERHEGYDARGERHEGYDAQHLQDGEVSRDGRGPAHAGPARDVGSDMGRDAGYPGAESADTGHGGRYGTPDAGGGLGGHHDAQAAGAEAGIPEAEAEAGRRRQADARDAAAGHGVRDERGEGDPRTGI, encoded by the coding sequence GTGGATACAGCTCCATGGGTATGGGTGGTAGTTGCCGTTGTTGTGGTGGTACTGATCGTGCTGCTGCTCCTGGCCGGTGGAAGGCGCCGGAAAGCCATGCAGGAGAAGCGGGACCAGGAGCACCGGGAAAAGGCCGCCGAGATCCGGCGCGAAGCCGAGAACATGGAAATTGATGCCCGCGAACGGGAGGCCAAAGCCATCCGGGCGCGCGCGGACGCCGAGCAGGCGCAGGTTGACGCTGCACGGCTGCGCCAGGAAGCAGAAAAGCGCAGCCAGGAAGCCCAGTCCCTGCGGGGTGACGTTGCCAGCCGTACACGGAAGGCGGACGAACTTGATCCCGACGTAGGGGCGGATGGCAGGCGGCAGGAGCGCCCCGTAGTGCACGACGCCCGGGACGAGCGCCGCGAAGGATACGACGCCGGGCAGGGGCGCCCTGTAGTGAATGCTGCCCGGGAGGATCGCCCTGTACTGAATGACGCCCGGGACGAGCGCCACGAGGGGTACGACGCCCGGGGCGAGCGCCACGAAGGGTACGACGCCCAGCATCTTCAGGACGGCGAGGTCAGCCGCGATGGGCGCGGTCCGGCCCACGCGGGTCCTGCCCGGGACGTGGGCTCAGACATGGGCAGGGATGCAGGGTATCCCGGTGCTGAAAGCGCGGACACCGGCCATGGCGGGCGGTACGGCACTCCTGACGCCGGTGGTGGCCTTGGCGGGCACCATGACGCTCAGGCGGCGGGTGCCGAAGCCGGGATCCCTGAGGCAGAGGCTGAGGCTGGGCGGAGGCGCCAAGCGGACGCCAGGGACGCTGCCGCCGGGCATGGAGTGCGGGACGAGCGCGGCGAGGGCGACCCTCGAACCGGCATCTGA